The Pelotomaculum isophthalicicum JI DNA segment TTTCCGGCTATAGTCATAAAAGCATAGGTTATATAACCAAATATATGACTGAGAAATAACCTTGGCTCCGGTGAGATCGAGAGGATAACCGGAAAGATCCAAAACCATAATAAACCTACTACAGCGAGAAGACCGATAAAAATTTTAGTACGCATTGGAATGAAAACAACTATGAAGACTAAAGTTTGATATACTGCCGCCATGTAACCAGTCAGATATGTTCCTTCCAGCAACCCGATTACGGCCATATTTGTAATTAAACCCAACGTTGCCACTGTTGTCAGGGCTTCAGCTGAAAACCGCGTTTTGCAGTATTTACTCAGGAATGAACATGATAGCGCCCCGGCAACCATAAGACCGCGAAGTAAAAAAATCTCTTTTGCGTTGTTAGACAGCCATGGTATGTCTGTTCCAAGTCCTATAAAACAAAGGATCGCGGCTAGAAGATACCGCTTGGGAAGATTTTTAATTATATGATCATCAATTGACAAAGGTATACTATTCAATATTGCACCAGCCATACCTTAAAGTTATGAGTTTATTATATCATTACCTTTATGCAAATTCCTCTAAACATAAATATAAAAAACCTCGTGAATCATTAAACAAGTGTTATGTTGCAGCAATTAAAGAAGCCGGAGGGAAGGTTTCCTCCGGCCTCTTCCTTATATGTCGCTAGCTATCCAAGAATCGCTTCTAAATCCGCTTCCGGGTTACTGATGGGCTTTATGTCAAATTTTTCAACCAAAACGTTCAGCACATTCGGTGAAATAAACGCTGGCAGTGTGGGCCCAAGGTAGATGTTTTTTATACCCAGTGACAGGAGCGTCAGCAGTATGCTCACGGCTTTCTGTTCGTACCACGAGAGAACAAGTGTCAGAGGCAGTTCATTAACCCCGCAGTTAAAGGCGCCGGCAAGGGCGATTGCCACCTGGATGGCGGAATACGCGTCGTTGCACTGGCCCATGTCCATAATGCGCGGCAGGCCGCCGATTTCACCAATGTCCAGATCGTTGAAGCGGAACTTGCCGCAGGCTAGAGTCAAGATGACTGTGTCCTTCGGGGTCTTTTTGACAAATTCGGTATAGTAGTTCCTGCCTGCCCTGGCGCCGTCGCAACCGCCAACAAGGAAGAAATGTTTGATAGCGCCTGTTTTGACTGCGTCGATTACTTTATCGGCAACACCAAGCACAGTGTTGCGGGCAAACCCGGTCATCAGTGCCGAACCGCCGTTGATGCCGGTTAGCTTCTTGTCTTCCGCCCAGCCGCCCAGTTCAAGGGCTTTATTTATTACCGGGGTGAAATCTTTCCGGCCATTGTCTCCCGGTATGTGTTCGATGCCCGGGTAGCCTACGGCGTCGGTGGTGAAGATCCTGTCTGAATATGTAGGCAGAGGCGGCATCAGACAGTTAGTTGTATAGATAACCGGGGCCGGTATGCCGTCAAATTCCTTTTTCTGATTGTGCCAGGCAGTCCCGAAATTACCTTTTAGATGCGGGTATTTCTTCAATTCGGGATAGCCATGGGCGGGCAGCATTTCGCCGTTGGTGTAAATGTTTATACCTTTGCCCTCAGTCTGTTCGAGAAGCTGCTTCAAGTCATGCAGATCATGGCCGGTGATCACGATGAACGGCCCTTTTTCAATTGTTGTGGGGACCTTGACCGGCACGGGATGCCCATATGATGAAGTATTGGCTTCGTCAAGCAAGGCCATGCACTTGAGGTTGACCTGGCCGAACTCCATCAACAAGCCCAGCCACTCGTCAACTGAATGTTCCTCGCCGATAGCACGCAACCCATGGTATAACCAGGAGGTCACTTCATCGTCATTTTTGCCCAGCGCACGCGCATGCCACGCGTAAGCCGCCATGCCGCGCAGCCCGAAAAGCAGAGTGGAGCGAAGTGATACAATATCCGGATCACCTTGCCAGAGAGTGTCGGAGTCCAGGTCCGCCACTCCGCCCAGTTTTGCTTTTTCAGTTTGAACAAGGCTTTTTAGCTCGTCAATACGGCTCCCGTCAAAGTTGACATTGGTGAGTGTCGCGAAAAGCCCCTGCATGACCAGAGCGTCCGTATTCTTGTCCGGGGTCTTGCCTTGCGCGGCACGGGCAAGTCCTACCAGGGCACAGGTTAATTCGTCCTGCTTGCCGGCGACATCCGGCTGTTTGCCGCACACGCCTACTTTAGCGCAACCTTTTCCACCTGCCGTTTGCTCGCATTGAAAACAAAACATCATTAATTCCCTCCTTGGATTATTTTGAAATATTAAAGTTATAAGTATGGCTAACGCCTATTCCTCCATAATTTTTCCGTCGGTGGTGACTGTAACAACGCGCCACGGAATCATTTTGCCGCTGTTTATGAGCGCTTGTTTTACCGCGTTGGCAATGCCGCTGCAACAGGGTACCTCCATACGGAGCACGGTGACGCTTTTTAATTCATGCGCTTTCAATATTCCTGTCAATTTTTCGGTGTAATCGATATCATCTAACTTCGGACAGCCAATGATGGTGATTTTATTGCGCATAAAATCATTATGGATGTTGGCATAGGCGTAAGCTGTGCAATCGGCGGCCACAAGCAGGCTGGCATTGTCGAAGTACGGAGCGTTCACCGGCACCAACTTAATCTGGCAAGGCCACTGGCGAAGTTGTGATACCGCCGGCGCAGCATTTCCCGCTGCTGGAATAACGGGCGCCGGG contains these protein-coding regions:
- the hcp gene encoding hydroxylamine reductase, with product MMFCFQCEQTAGGKGCAKVGVCGKQPDVAGKQDELTCALVGLARAAQGKTPDKNTDALVMQGLFATLTNVNFDGSRIDELKSLVQTEKAKLGGVADLDSDTLWQGDPDIVSLRSTLLFGLRGMAAYAWHARALGKNDDEVTSWLYHGLRAIGEEHSVDEWLGLLMEFGQVNLKCMALLDEANTSSYGHPVPVKVPTTIEKGPFIVITGHDLHDLKQLLEQTEGKGINIYTNGEMLPAHGYPELKKYPHLKGNFGTAWHNQKKEFDGIPAPVIYTTNCLMPPLPTYSDRIFTTDAVGYPGIEHIPGDNGRKDFTPVINKALELGGWAEDKKLTGINGGSALMTGFARNTVLGVADKVIDAVKTGAIKHFFLVGGCDGARAGRNYYTEFVKKTPKDTVILTLACGKFRFNDLDIGEIGGLPRIMDMGQCNDAYSAIQVAIALAGAFNCGVNELPLTLVLSWYEQKAVSILLTLLSLGIKNIYLGPTLPAFISPNVLNVLVEKFDIKPISNPEADLEAILG
- a CDS encoding 4Fe-4S binding protein; amino-acid sequence: MKRKIVKIDEEKCTGCGLCVDACHEGALQLVDGKAKLLSESYCDGLGACLPECPAGAITLEERDATAFDEEAVKKHMETRQNPVLEKLACGCPGTLARIIEQPENPAPVIPAAGNAAPAVSQLRQWPCQIKLVPVNAPYFDNASLLVAADCTAYAYANIHNDFMRNKITIIGCPKLDDIDYTEKLTGILKAHELKSVTVLRMEVPCCSGIANAVKQALINSGKMIPWRVVTVTTDGKIMEE